A segment of the Anaerolineae bacterium genome:
TCAAGCCGTGCCTGACCTGATCCTGACCGTCAAAAACGGCAACCAGACTGCACGCCTTGAAGCGGTACGCGCCCTCGCCTTAATCGGCGATCCGCGTGCGATACCCGTTTTATATAGCGTGCTCAGCGAAGAATCGACCTTTATGGAGTACTGGGCTACCGAAGGCTTAGACCGTATGGGGATCGGGATCACCTTTGTAAAGCCTTAGATCAGGTAATCTTTGATGGAGGGATGCGACGAGATTGATTGCGGGATTTCACACCCTCAAAGCCTCACTTACCCTTTCCATACCCACAACCACCACAACCCCATGATCGCTAATCCAATCGCAAAGCGCGCCAAAAAGCTCAAGCCCCAACCAACCGCGAGTCCCCGCAAGGCAGCCCAGGCTTTTTGCCAATCCCTCTGTCGCCAGTATTCATAAAGAAGGACGGCCAAAGGGGCAGCGATGAGGCCGCCCACCGGCGGTAACAACAACGTGCCAATCAAACCAGCCAACAACGCCACCCCAATTCCCATCCAGGAAGCCCCGCTTTTCTTCGCTCCTGCTCCCATCAGAATATTATCAATCACTGTACCGATCCCCATCAGGATCGTCATTAAGGCAAACACTGCCCATCCTAAGGCATTGAAGCCCTGCACAATTCCATATCCCAAGCCACCTAACCACATGACCACCAAACCAGGATAGATCGGCACTACCAGGCCAACTAAACCCAACAACATCACAATCTGAGTGACCCAGAACACCGATGTCTCAAGCCAGGTCGCCATGATTAAGTCTCTCCACGAATAACAGTTACATTGCCCATCCAGGGACGTAAGACCTCTGGAATGGTAATGCTGCCATCGGCTTGTTGATTGTTCTCCATGACCGCAATCAGGGTGCGCGGCAATCCCAAACCCGAGCCGTTCAAGGTGTGCAGAAAACGCGCTTTGCCTCCATCGGCGGGGCGGTACTTGATATTTGCACGCCGTGCCTGAAAATCGGTGACATTCGAGACGGATGAAACTTCTAACCACTCTCCACACCCGGCTGCCCATACTTCAATATCATAGGTGATGGCGGCGCCAAAACCCAGGTCTCCCGTACAAAGCTGCTTGACGCGATAAGGGAGACCCAAGAGGGCGCAAGTTTCCTCCGCGTCCTGGCGCATCTTTTCCAATTCACGGTCGGACTCTTCTGGCTTGCAAAAGATATACATTTCGACCTTGTCGAATTGATGCCCGCGCTTGATGCCACGCACATCCCGCCCGGCGCTCATCTTCTCTCGCCGAAAACAGGGCGTATAGGCTGTGTAACGACGGGGAAGTGTATTTTCTTCGAGAATCTCATCCATGTGCAAGCCGGTCAAAGGCACTTCTGCTGTCGGCACCATCCATAGATCCTCTTCATGATCGTGGTAGAGGTTCTCGGCAAACTTGGGCAGTTGCCCGGCGCCGAACAGTGTCTGCCCCTTGACCATGAATGGAGGATATTTCTCCAGATACCCCTGTCTGGCATGTAAATCGAGCATAAAGGCGATCAGGGCACGTTGTAACCGGGCGCCTAAACCGCTCAACACATAAAATCGCGAACCGGTGATCTTAATTCCCTGGTCAAAATTCAGGATGCCCAGCTTGACCCCCAAATCCCAATGGGGCAGGGGTTCAAAATCAAACTCAGGTAACACACCCACCGTTCTTAATACGACATTGTCGTTCTCATCTCTCCCCAATGGGGTACGTGGATCAGGCAGGTTGGGGATGGTCGCCAGGACATCCTGGAGTTGATCCTCTACCTGCCGCAAGTTTTCGTCCAGTCTGGCAATGCGGTC
Coding sequences within it:
- a CDS encoding Seryl-tRNA synthetase produces the protein MIDLNLLREQPEVVREAMRNRQLDPAPVEDVLRLDAQRRSLIQEVEVLKAERNAASKEIGKIKDQKEREARIQAMREVGDRIARLDENLRQVEDQLQDVLATIPNLPDPRTPLGRDENDNVVLRTVGVLPEFDFEPLPHWDLGVKLGILNFDQGIKITGSRFYVLSGLGARLQRALIAFMLDLHARQGYLEKYPPFMVKGQTLFGAGQLPKFAENLYHDHEEDLWMVPTAEVPLTGLHMDEILEENTLPRRYTAYTPCFRREKMSAGRDVRGIKRGHQFDKVEMYIFCKPEESDRELEKMRQDAEETCALLGLPYRVKQLCTGDLGFGAAITYDIEVWAAGCGEWLEVSSVSNVTDFQARRANIKYRPADGGKARFLHTLNGSGLGLPRTLIAVMENNQQADGSITIPEVLRPWMGNVTVIRGET